One window of the Flavobacteriaceae bacterium YJPT1-3 genome contains the following:
- a CDS encoding MotA/TolQ/ExbB proton channel family protein, translated as MLNTLLQDSAQDLESLNPEEPVEKTLSVIDLLLTGGVAGQVIIIILFVLLFVAVYIYFERIFAIKAASQIDKNFMLQIRDNVANNNIEGAKILCAQANTPVSRLTATGISRIGSPLEDINTAIENSGRLEVYRLEKNVSILATIAGAAPMIGFLGTVIGMVLAFHTLATSSGQAEMGTLAEGIYTAMTTTVAGLIVGIIAYIGYNHLVVRTDKVVHQMEYSAVEFLDLLNEPA; from the coding sequence ATGCTAAATACTTTGCTGCAGGACAGTGCTCAAGACCTAGAGTCTCTCAATCCTGAAGAACCTGTAGAAAAGACCTTATCGGTCATCGATTTACTGCTTACCGGAGGTGTTGCCGGACAAGTCATCATCATCATCCTATTTGTACTCTTGTTTGTTGCGGTCTACATTTATTTTGAACGCATCTTTGCCATCAAGGCGGCCTCTCAAATTGATAAGAATTTCATGCTGCAGATTCGGGACAATGTGGCCAATAACAATATTGAAGGCGCAAAAATATTGTGCGCCCAGGCCAATACCCCGGTGTCACGCTTGACGGCAACCGGAATTTCCCGTATCGGAAGCCCATTGGAAGATATCAATACCGCTATTGAAAATTCCGGTCGGCTGGAAGTTTACCGTCTCGAAAAAAACGTAAGTATTTTAGCGACTATCGCTGGAGCCGCCCCCATGATTGGATTTTTGGGAACGGTGATCGGGATGGTACTGGCGTTTCATACCCTGGCAACCAGTAGTGGTCAGGCAGAAATGGGCACTTTAGCCGAAGGTATATACACGGCTATGACCACCACCGTCGCTGGATTGATCGTGGGTATCATCGCCTACATTGGGTACAATCATCTGGTGGTGCGCACCGATAAGGTGGTACACCAAATGGAGTATAGTGCCGTGGAGTTCCTTGACCTTTTAAATGAGCCCGCCTAA
- a CDS encoding biopolymer transporter ExbD: MRLRGRNKVSPEFSMSSMTDIVFLLLVFFLLTSPAITPDALDLILPKAKGKTTKNQNLSVSITKDLDYYVDKERVAENAIESYIVDALSEIEEPTIILRAEEGVPIEHAVKVMDIANRNRFKIVLAVRPN; the protein is encoded by the coding sequence ATGCGACTACGAGGACGAAATAAAGTAAGCCCCGAGTTTAGCATGAGTTCGATGACGGACATCGTCTTTCTGCTTTTGGTTTTTTTCTTGTTGACCTCTCCGGCCATCACTCCGGATGCTCTGGACCTCATTTTGCCTAAGGCTAAGGGCAAGACCACTAAGAATCAGAACCTTTCGGTTAGTATTACTAAAGATCTGGATTACTACGTTGATAAGGAACGGGTGGCTGAGAATGCGATTGAATCCTATATCGTTGATGCGCTTAGCGAAATTGAGGAGCCCACCATCATACTCAGAGCTGAGGAAGGAGTGCCTATAGAACATGCGGTTAAGGTGATGGATATTGCCAATCGCAATCGCTTTAAAATAGTGCTTGCCGTACGCCCCAACTAA
- a CDS encoding energy transducer TonB — MAMLDTVHKRKSLTITTILHVLILILLFLVGMTYLDPPPENGIAINFGTSDVGSGNIQPTKPIASAPKNTTPEPQPQVTAPIKEEVVTQETEEAPVIKNEPKKETPKPVVEKPKEVTKKPVEQPKKPDPKPSQSTLDALSSITNGPTSEGEAAGGEGNDNTAGDKGSRDGDPNASSYYGQGKGLDGDGNYLLGGRKALNKAKRIQDCNEAGIVVVSIEVDRNGNVIKAVPGVRGTTNNSRCLLQPAKEAALATKFNADGAAPPKQIGKIIYRFSLSD, encoded by the coding sequence ATGGCCATGTTAGATACCGTACATAAACGAAAGTCATTGACGATCACCACCATTCTTCATGTGTTGATCTTGATCTTGTTGTTTTTGGTAGGGATGACTTACCTCGACCCACCACCGGAAAACGGTATCGCTATCAATTTTGGAACGTCTGATGTCGGTTCCGGAAACATACAGCCCACCAAACCGATTGCTTCCGCACCAAAAAACACCACGCCCGAACCACAACCTCAAGTGACGGCACCCATCAAGGAAGAGGTAGTAACCCAGGAAACAGAAGAGGCTCCGGTCATTAAAAATGAACCCAAAAAAGAAACACCCAAACCGGTGGTCGAAAAACCCAAAGAGGTGACTAAGAAGCCGGTGGAGCAGCCAAAAAAACCAGACCCTAAACCATCTCAAAGTACGTTGGACGCGCTATCGAGTATTACCAATGGACCCACCAGTGAAGGAGAAGCCGCCGGTGGAGAAGGAAACGATAACACTGCCGGAGACAAGGGAAGTCGGGACGGCGACCCCAATGCGTCCAGTTATTACGGACAAGGGAAAGGCCTGGATGGAGATGGCAATTATTTGCTGGGCGGACGAAAAGCCCTAAATAAGGCAAAACGAATCCAGGATTGTAATGAAGCGGGGATCGTGGTCGTGAGCATTGAAGTGGACCGGAACGGTAATGTGATCAAAGCCGTACCTGGTGTACGCGGTACCACCAACAACTCCCGCTGCTTATTGCAGCCAGCAAAAGAAGCGGCTTTGGCCACTAAATTCAATGCCGATGGAGCCGCTCCGCCCAAGCAAATCGGTAAGATCATCTACCGCTTCAGTTTGTCCGACTAA
- a CDS encoding bifunctional folylpolyglutamate synthase/dihydrofolate synthase produces the protein MVTYAQTLDWMFARLPMYQRVGAAAYKENLDNIELLMEHLGQPQQDFKSIHVAGTNGKGSTSHMLASILQEAGYRVGLYTSPHLKDFRERIKINGQPIPEEKVMAFVQEQRSFIEAHGFSFFELTVAMAFDFFAKENVDFAVIEVGLGGRLDATNIIRPELAVITNIGLDHLQFLGNTLQAIAQEKAGIIKEYIPVVIGERQAETTEVFIAFAKAKQAPIHFAEDREREELDTDLRGLYQKKNQRTARSSIAVLRSLGHAVDEEAVVRGLKSVVANTGLLGRWQQLNEQPLTITDTAHNVAGLSLVLEQLEHQEFDQLHIVLGMVNDKDLSSILPLFPKTAHYYFCKPNVPRGLEADLLQKKAKLYQLAGNAYVSVAEAYRAAQEQAGLGDLIFIGGSTFTVAEVV, from the coding sequence ATGGTCACCTACGCACAAACTCTAGATTGGATGTTCGCTCGTCTGCCCATGTACCAAAGGGTTGGAGCGGCAGCCTATAAAGAGAATCTCGACAACATCGAGCTATTGATGGAGCATTTGGGGCAACCCCAACAAGACTTCAAGAGCATACATGTGGCAGGCACCAACGGTAAAGGATCAACCTCGCACATGCTGGCTTCTATACTGCAGGAGGCGGGTTACCGCGTAGGCTTGTACACGTCCCCGCACCTGAAGGACTTCCGCGAACGCATCAAAATCAATGGTCAACCCATTCCGGAAGAGAAGGTCATGGCTTTTGTGCAGGAGCAGCGTTCTTTTATTGAAGCACATGGATTCTCATTTTTTGAGCTTACAGTGGCTATGGCGTTCGATTTTTTTGCAAAGGAAAACGTCGACTTTGCCGTTATTGAAGTCGGTTTAGGTGGGCGTTTAGATGCGACCAACATCATTCGGCCGGAGCTGGCGGTGATCACTAATATCGGACTGGATCATTTGCAGTTTTTGGGCAACACACTCCAGGCCATCGCTCAGGAGAAAGCTGGAATCATAAAGGAATATATCCCGGTTGTGATTGGGGAGCGTCAGGCAGAGACCACGGAGGTCTTTATCGCTTTCGCGAAAGCAAAACAGGCGCCTATCCATTTCGCAGAGGATAGGGAGAGGGAAGAACTAGACACCGATCTTAGAGGCCTGTACCAGAAAAAGAACCAGCGTACGGCTCGATCGTCCATTGCCGTGTTGCGTAGCCTGGGACATGCGGTGGACGAGGAGGCGGTAGTACGCGGACTGAAAAGTGTAGTTGCAAATACCGGCTTACTGGGGAGATGGCAGCAATTAAACGAACAGCCGCTGACCATTACCGATACTGCGCATAATGTTGCCGGGCTGAGCTTGGTGCTCGAGCAACTGGAGCATCAAGAATTTGATCAGCTGCATATCGTTTTAGGTATGGTGAATGACAAAGATCTATCCAGCATTCTGCCGTTGTTTCCCAAGACCGCTCACTACTACTTCTGCAAGCCCAACGTACCTCGAGGTCTGGAAGCCGATCTGTTGCAAAAGAAGGCGAAGCTTTACCAGCTAGCCGGGAACGCCTACGTTTCCGTAGCTGAGGCTTATCGTGCTGCCCAGGAGCAGGCTGGATTGGGAGACCTCATTTTTATTGGAGGGAGCACCTTTACGGTTGCTGAGGTCGTGTAG
- a CDS encoding transglycosylase domain-containing protein, translating into MKLPLAKIKPILYKAILISSSLVFLFVLSVYWGAWGDLPDNDDLLELSQQEASTIYDVNNELIGSFFLTDRQPIKQDEIPEHLRQALLATEDIRFYEHHGIDYKSLARVFFKSILLQDRSGGGGSTLTQQLAKNLFPRKSFGPLTLPVNKTKEMLIAKRLEHLYTKEELLLLYLNAVPFSGNTYGIESASFKFFNKKAAELSVVEAATLIGTLKATYSYNPQQFPERSLKRRNTVLDQMEKYGFLSSDRVDSLQEAPLELSFNKYDPLSGLAPYFREALRVQMNELLAKNDIYNLYTSGLKIHTTLDAEMQRLAEKAAETHMNRLQNNYENEYGANPPWSKKGALFQNEVKKLSAYRKLGDSLTHDEKIKALAKIRTAKLPKNLRTTRPLGSPLDSLEIALKQLSLGFVAMDPQSGAVRAWIGGADFKQSKYDHVRSSKRQVGSTFKPIVYITALEQGIDPCSYFSARQVSYENLENWTPSNSGNRDEAYLNYSMSAALSKSINTVAVKVLEEAGIQNTIQQARKMGIQSDLPEVPSIALGTASLSVLEMAKAYSAVVNQGNVAKPHIWNTVTTKKGDTLYQYKAKADPPAFSKRTQELILEMMKETVRTGTAERIRSSYGLRNAMAAKTGTTQANKDAWFVALMPEMVTVTWVGNDNYQIGFKSTALGQGANAALPVTARWLQALNRNSRFDSITKASFPQVDPEVTAMLDCEPTKRDGFLKRLFTNPDKTKTKKFRKRNSN; encoded by the coding sequence ATGAAATTACCTCTTGCGAAGATAAAGCCCATACTGTATAAAGCGATCCTCATCAGCTCTTCTCTAGTATTCCTATTCGTACTTTCCGTGTATTGGGGCGCCTGGGGCGACTTACCCGATAACGATGATCTTTTGGAACTTTCGCAACAGGAAGCCTCCACCATTTACGACGTCAACAACGAACTCATAGGAAGCTTTTTTCTGACCGATCGCCAACCCATCAAGCAAGACGAGATACCAGAGCATCTTCGCCAGGCACTCTTAGCTACTGAGGACATCCGCTTTTATGAACACCATGGCATCGATTATAAAAGCCTGGCCAGAGTATTCTTCAAAAGTATCCTACTTCAAGACCGTTCCGGAGGCGGAGGCAGTACGCTAACGCAACAATTGGCCAAGAACTTATTTCCCCGAAAATCCTTCGGTCCACTAACGCTGCCCGTAAATAAGACCAAAGAGATGTTGATCGCCAAGCGACTCGAACATTTGTATACCAAAGAGGAGCTTCTTTTGCTCTATCTCAATGCCGTGCCCTTTAGCGGGAATACTTATGGGATAGAAAGCGCCTCATTTAAGTTTTTCAATAAAAAAGCCGCTGAGCTCTCCGTGGTGGAAGCAGCTACCCTGATCGGGACGCTCAAAGCCACTTATTCTTATAATCCTCAACAATTTCCGGAGCGCAGTCTTAAACGCAGAAATACGGTATTGGACCAAATGGAGAAATACGGCTTTCTTAGCTCAGACCGAGTGGACTCTCTGCAAGAAGCCCCCCTGGAATTGAGTTTTAACAAGTACGATCCCCTATCCGGTTTAGCTCCCTACTTTAGAGAAGCCTTGCGTGTTCAAATGAACGAACTCTTAGCGAAAAACGACATCTATAATCTGTACACCAGCGGCTTGAAAATTCATACCACCCTGGATGCCGAGATGCAGCGCCTGGCTGAAAAAGCAGCGGAAACTCACATGAACCGGCTTCAGAACAATTACGAAAATGAATACGGCGCCAATCCCCCCTGGTCTAAAAAGGGCGCCCTCTTCCAAAATGAGGTCAAAAAGCTGTCTGCTTATCGAAAACTCGGCGATAGTTTGACCCATGACGAAAAAATAAAAGCCTTGGCCAAAATCAGGACCGCCAAGCTCCCTAAAAACCTACGTACCACACGACCATTAGGCAGTCCCTTGGACAGTTTGGAAATCGCCCTCAAGCAACTCAGTTTGGGATTTGTCGCGATGGATCCCCAGAGCGGTGCGGTAAGAGCGTGGATTGGAGGGGCTGATTTTAAACAGTCCAAATACGATCATGTACGATCCAGTAAACGTCAGGTGGGGTCTACCTTTAAGCCCATTGTCTACATCACTGCCCTGGAGCAGGGCATTGACCCTTGTTCGTACTTTTCTGCCCGGCAAGTAAGCTATGAGAACTTAGAGAATTGGACCCCGAGCAATTCAGGAAATCGAGACGAAGCCTATCTCAATTACAGCATGTCCGCCGCATTAAGTAAGTCGATTAATACGGTAGCCGTCAAGGTGTTGGAGGAAGCCGGTATTCAAAACACCATCCAGCAGGCACGAAAAATGGGAATTCAGTCCGATTTACCTGAGGTACCCTCTATAGCCTTAGGCACAGCCTCCTTAAGTGTGCTGGAGATGGCAAAGGCATACAGCGCTGTAGTGAATCAGGGGAACGTCGCTAAGCCCCACATCTGGAATACCGTGACCACCAAAAAGGGAGATACCTTATATCAATATAAGGCTAAAGCAGATCCTCCTGCTTTTTCCAAACGAACTCAGGAGCTCATTCTTGAAATGATGAAGGAAACAGTACGTACAGGTACTGCTGAACGAATACGCAGTAGCTATGGCTTGCGTAACGCCATGGCGGCTAAGACCGGAACCACCCAAGCTAATAAAGATGCGTGGTTTGTCGCCCTAATGCCGGAAATGGTCACCGTGACCTGGGTAGGCAATGACAACTATCAAATAGGCTTTAAAAGTACGGCCCTGGGTCAGGGAGCGAATGCAGCACTTCCCGTTACAGCACGATGGCTCCAGGCGCTGAACAGAAATTCGCGCTTTGACTCCATTACCAAAGCATCCTTTCCTCAGGTGGATCCCGAGGTCACTGCCATGTTGGATTGCGAACCCACCAAACGCGACGGCTTTTTAAAACGCCTGTTTACCAATCCGGATAAGACCAAGACTAAAAAATTTAGAAAACGGAATTCCAATTAA
- a CDS encoding (4Fe-4S)-binding protein, with the protein MATVKEYSNGEITILWKPDKCIHAAECVKMLPEVYRPNEKPWIQIENATTAALKIQVGKCPSGALSLKNQEAINPDPSPHTVQIEVMDRGPLMVMGTLEVKDHNGTVTTQKRATAFCRCGASSRKPYCDGSHSEIEFSNE; encoded by the coding sequence ATGGCAACAGTCAAAGAATACAGTAACGGGGAGATCACTATTTTATGGAAACCGGATAAATGCATCCACGCCGCAGAATGCGTGAAAATGCTTCCGGAGGTCTATCGCCCCAATGAAAAGCCGTGGATCCAAATTGAAAATGCGACAACAGCCGCCTTGAAAATACAGGTAGGTAAATGTCCTTCCGGCGCTTTGTCTTTAAAAAATCAAGAAGCGATCAATCCTGATCCTTCTCCGCATACCGTTCAAATTGAAGTGATGGATCGGGGCCCTTTGATGGTCATGGGCACCCTGGAAGTTAAAGATCATAACGGAACGGTCACCACCCAGAAAAGAGCTACAGCTTTTTGCCGATGTGGAGCCTCAAGCAGAAAACCCTATTGCGATGGAAGCCATAGTGAGATTGAGTTCTCCAATGAATAA
- the murF gene encoding UDP-N-acetylmuramoyl-tripeptide--D-alanyl-D-alanine ligase produces the protein MKLQDLHKLFLNSPGISTDTRKIAPNTLFFALKGERFNGNAFAKAALDKGASYAIIDEAEYEQGERTILVEDALNTLQELAKYHRTYLNIPILALTGSNGKTTTKELIHAVLDQKFKTIATLGNLNNHIGVPLTLLRMRPDTEIGIVEMGANHQKEIAFLSEIAQPDYGYITNFGKAHLEGFGGVEGVIKGKSELYDYLRKHDKMAFVNADDALQLKQSKGLRTYTFGSTAEAHTCCTLASAQPFVSIQTDDTLIETQLTGAYNASNICAAIAIGIYFQVPVREMKQAIANYLPENNRSQLLLKGSNTVLLDAYNANPTSMEAALLSFDQRPAVSKMVILGDMFELGSSADAEHQQIAERAEALFSEVILVGAHFARTQTSDSTLVFKDFESLKQEGLPPIEGKTILIKGSRGMALERLLEML, from the coding sequence ATGAAATTACAGGATCTGCATAAGCTCTTTTTGAATAGTCCGGGAATCTCGACCGACACCCGTAAAATAGCACCAAACACCTTATTCTTCGCCTTAAAGGGTGAGCGTTTTAATGGGAACGCTTTCGCGAAAGCGGCCCTCGACAAAGGCGCCTCCTATGCCATTATTGATGAAGCAGAGTATGAACAGGGCGAACGGACAATTCTGGTTGAGGACGCCTTGAACACCTTGCAGGAACTGGCTAAATACCATCGTACGTATCTCAATATCCCCATTCTGGCATTGACAGGGAGTAACGGAAAAACCACCACCAAAGAATTGATCCATGCCGTGTTGGACCAGAAGTTCAAGACCATCGCTACGCTGGGAAACCTGAATAATCATATTGGGGTGCCCCTCACCCTACTCCGCATGCGTCCCGACACGGAGATCGGCATCGTGGAAATGGGAGCTAATCACCAAAAAGAAATCGCCTTTCTTTCTGAAATCGCCCAACCGGACTACGGGTATATTACCAATTTCGGCAAGGCTCACCTGGAGGGCTTTGGCGGCGTAGAAGGGGTGATTAAAGGAAAAAGCGAACTTTACGACTATTTGCGTAAGCACGATAAAATGGCCTTTGTCAATGCCGATGATGCGCTTCAGCTTAAGCAGTCGAAAGGATTGCGAACCTATACGTTTGGAAGTACAGCAGAAGCACACACCTGCTGCACTCTAGCCAGTGCCCAACCGTTCGTAAGCATTCAAACAGATGACACCCTGATCGAGACTCAATTGACCGGAGCCTACAACGCCTCTAATATTTGTGCGGCGATCGCTATTGGGATTTATTTTCAGGTTCCGGTCCGGGAAATGAAGCAGGCCATCGCCAATTACCTGCCGGAAAACAATCGTTCCCAACTCCTTCTAAAAGGGTCTAATACGGTGCTGTTGGATGCCTACAATGCCAATCCTACGAGTATGGAAGCCGCCCTGCTTAGCTTCGACCAGCGGCCGGCCGTATCAAAAATGGTCATTCTGGGCGATATGTTCGAATTGGGCTCTAGTGCCGATGCGGAGCATCAACAGATTGCTGAGCGTGCCGAAGCACTTTTTTCAGAGGTCATCCTGGTAGGTGCACACTTTGCACGAACTCAAACGAGCGACAGTACCCTGGTGTTTAAGGATTTTGAATCCTTAAAACAAGAGGGACTACCCCCCATTGAGGGCAAAACTATCCTGATTAAAGGCTCTCGGGGAATGGCCCTGGAACGCTTGTTAGAAATGTTATGA
- the gldJ gene encoding gliding motility lipoprotein GldJ yields the protein MRIKLVPLALFLTTLTMSLTSCGKKNDYKNTSRGTGWAINSKDGGFQAKVGYEEQATGPGLVFIEGGTFTMGKVQDDVMHDWNNTPNQQHVQSFYMDETEVTNLMYLEYLDYLKKVFPPDQANYKNIYTGALPDTLVWRNRLGFNETMTENYLRHPAYANYPVVGVNWIQAVEYANWRSNRVNEALLEEEGYTARGARYEAGAGSTFDTETYLNAPATVYGGDEELNRGGKASERREKENTPRSSRENVGEGGSTEAKDLYVQRKDGLLLPKYRLPTEAEWEYAALGLIGLRTYNVYRGRKKYPWSGAYTRSGKRRNRGDQLANFKQGDGDYGGIAGWSDDNADITAEVKTYAPNDYGLYDMAGNVSEWVADVYRPIVDDEFNDFNYYRGNVYTKNAIGDDGKVKIITEDEVVYDTLSNGKIVARALPGQIAQVPVDGEETYLRTQFSRSDNRNFRDGDKSSSRYYESFQEGEKKMYDSPEHRVEAEDGELIREYDTSDDRTTLIDNEVRVYKGGSWRDREYWLDPAQRRFMAQDMASDDIGFRCAMSRVGSKSKGKSKRPRG from the coding sequence ATGAGAATCAAATTAGTGCCCTTAGCGCTTTTTTTGACCACTTTAACGATGTCTTTGACAAGTTGTGGTAAGAAAAATGACTACAAGAACACCTCCCGAGGTACCGGCTGGGCCATCAACTCCAAAGATGGTGGTTTCCAGGCAAAAGTAGGATATGAAGAGCAGGCCACAGGCCCTGGTCTTGTCTTTATCGAAGGAGGAACCTTTACCATGGGTAAAGTGCAAGACGACGTAATGCATGACTGGAACAACACTCCAAATCAGCAGCACGTACAATCGTTCTATATGGACGAAACCGAGGTAACCAACCTCATGTATCTGGAATATCTAGACTATCTCAAAAAAGTATTTCCCCCAGATCAAGCCAACTACAAAAACATTTACACTGGTGCATTGCCAGATACGTTAGTTTGGAGAAATCGTCTAGGATTCAATGAAACCATGACTGAAAACTATTTACGCCACCCGGCTTATGCAAATTATCCGGTAGTGGGTGTTAATTGGATTCAGGCGGTAGAATACGCTAACTGGCGTTCCAATCGGGTGAATGAAGCCCTTCTTGAAGAAGAAGGCTACACCGCTCGTGGAGCACGTTATGAAGCAGGTGCAGGAAGTACCTTTGATACCGAAACGTATCTGAACGCTCCGGCTACCGTCTATGGTGGCGATGAAGAATTGAACCGAGGAGGTAAAGCTTCTGAGCGAAGAGAAAAAGAAAACACCCCGCGTTCCAGTCGTGAGAATGTAGGTGAAGGTGGATCGACGGAAGCCAAAGATCTTTACGTACAACGTAAGGATGGATTATTGCTTCCCAAGTACCGTCTCCCTACGGAAGCTGAATGGGAATATGCCGCTTTGGGACTTATTGGATTGCGTACGTATAATGTGTACCGTGGTCGTAAAAAATACCCCTGGTCTGGTGCCTATACCCGATCTGGAAAGCGCAGAAACCGCGGAGATCAACTCGCCAACTTTAAACAAGGTGATGGTGACTATGGAGGAATTGCCGGATGGTCTGACGATAACGCCGACATTACCGCTGAGGTAAAAACCTATGCTCCCAACGACTACGGTCTTTATGACATGGCCGGAAACGTTTCTGAGTGGGTGGCTGACGTATACCGTCCTATTGTAGATGATGAGTTCAACGACTTCAATTACTACCGAGGTAACGTATACACCAAAAACGCCATTGGCGATGACGGAAAAGTAAAGATCATAACGGAAGACGAAGTGGTTTACGACACCCTTTCTAATGGAAAGATTGTCGCTCGTGCCCTACCGGGACAGATCGCTCAGGTTCCTGTAGACGGTGAGGAAACTTATTTGAGAACGCAATTCTCAAGAAGTGATAACCGTAACTTCCGTGATGGAGACAAGAGTTCTTCCCGTTATTATGAGTCCTTCCAGGAAGGAGAAAAGAAGATGTATGACTCTCCCGAACATCGCGTAGAAGCCGAAGACGGCGAATTGATTCGTGAGTACGACACCTCTGATGATCGCACTACCTTGATCGACAATGAGGTTCGCGTGTACAAAGGAGGATCATGGAGAGACCGTGAGTACTGGTTAGACCCTGCTCAGCGTCGCTTTATGGCTCAGGATATGGCTTCTGACGATATTGGATTCCGATGTGCTATGTCACGTGTCGGTTCCAAATCGAAAGGAAAGAGTAAGAGACCCAGAGGATAA